The following are from one region of the Bacillus methanolicus MGA3 genome:
- the hslO gene encoding Hsp33 family molecular chaperone HslO produces the protein MNDYLVKALAFNGQIRAYAVRSTETVGEAQRRHGTWPTASAALGRAMTAGVMMGAMLKGEEKLTIKIEGGGPIGAILVDSNAKGEVRGYVTNPQVHFDLNEHGKLDVRRAVGTEGTLTVVKDIGMRDYFTGQVPIVSGELGEDFTYYFASSEQVPSSVGVGVLVNPDNTILASGGFVLQLMPGTDDQIITRIENRLKEIPPVSKLIEKGLTPEEILYELLGEENVKILETLPVSFTCNCSKERFGNAIISLGQEEITDMIENEGKAEAQCHFCNNIYVYSKEELEELREEAK, from the coding sequence ATGAATGATTATTTAGTAAAGGCTCTGGCGTTTAACGGACAGATAAGAGCGTATGCAGTTAGAAGTACAGAAACGGTAGGAGAGGCACAAAGACGCCATGGAACTTGGCCTACAGCATCTGCAGCATTGGGTAGAGCGATGACAGCCGGTGTGATGATGGGGGCAATGTTAAAAGGTGAAGAAAAACTTACGATAAAAATTGAGGGTGGCGGACCAATCGGAGCTATTTTAGTTGACAGCAACGCAAAGGGAGAAGTGCGCGGTTATGTAACGAATCCCCAAGTCCATTTTGATTTGAATGAACACGGCAAGCTTGATGTAAGAAGAGCTGTTGGAACGGAAGGGACTCTTACGGTTGTTAAAGATATTGGCATGCGTGATTATTTTACAGGACAAGTTCCCATTGTTTCAGGAGAGTTAGGTGAAGATTTTACTTATTACTTTGCTTCCTCAGAACAAGTCCCATCTTCTGTTGGTGTTGGCGTGCTTGTCAATCCGGATAATACTATTTTAGCTTCAGGCGGGTTTGTTTTGCAGCTTATGCCAGGAACAGATGATCAAATTATTACAAGGATTGAAAATCGGTTAAAAGAAATTCCACCAGTATCAAAACTAATTGAAAAAGGCTTAACTCCTGAAGAGATATTGTATGAACTATTAGGAGAAGAAAATGTAAAAATCCTTGAAACGCTGCCTGTATCCTTTACATGTAATTGTTCAAAAGAGAGATTTGGGAATGCGATTATTAGCCTTGGCCAAGAAGAAATTACTGATATGATTGAAAATGAAGGAAAAGCTGAAGCGCAGTGCCATTTTTGCAATAATATTTATGTGTACTCGAAAGAGGAATTAGAAGAACTGAGGGAAGAAGCGAAATAA
- a CDS encoding peptidyl-prolyl cis-trans isomerase, with protein sequence MGKKQLWMVIAGLVALNCFTIIFFLSKPEWASSNGETVATVGNDSISRQEWLNELEARYGKDTLKDLVDQKVVEQMAKKYHIKVSEQDVNRELKMMKTRYGTYGQQNGNEEKWKQQIKDNILLEELLTRDVVIKEEELKSYYEQNKSLFDIPDSYHISQIVTKSKKDAEQTLRELEQGSNFQALAMERSIDEFTANQGGDLGFVSEEDERIPASVFNKLKELKPGKWSKPIKTEKGYTIVFLHEKVPGKKYSYKEVKGQIRRQIALEQMDVPVSAQTFWKEAKVDWFYGKGEKE encoded by the coding sequence TTGGGGAAGAAACAACTTTGGATGGTCATTGCCGGTCTTGTTGCTCTAAATTGTTTTACGATCATTTTCTTTTTATCCAAACCAGAATGGGCTTCAAGTAATGGAGAAACGGTTGCAACAGTAGGAAACGATTCTATTTCGAGGCAAGAGTGGCTAAATGAATTGGAAGCAAGGTACGGGAAAGATACATTAAAAGATCTTGTTGACCAAAAAGTAGTTGAACAGATGGCTAAAAAGTATCACATTAAAGTTTCGGAACAAGATGTCAACCGGGAATTAAAGATGATGAAAACCCGTTATGGAACATATGGCCAACAAAATGGAAATGAAGAAAAGTGGAAACAGCAAATCAAAGACAATATTCTTCTTGAGGAGCTGTTGACAAGAGACGTAGTGATAAAGGAAGAAGAACTGAAATCCTATTACGAGCAAAATAAAAGTTTATTCGATATCCCGGATTCTTATCATATATCGCAAATCGTTACAAAATCGAAAAAGGATGCAGAACAAACTTTGCGGGAATTAGAACAAGGTTCAAATTTTCAGGCATTGGCAATGGAGCGGTCCATTGATGAATTTACAGCGAATCAAGGAGGAGACCTTGGATTTGTGAGCGAAGAAGATGAAAGAATACCTGCATCGGTATTTAATAAATTAAAAGAGCTCAAGCCTGGAAAATGGAGCAAGCCTATTAAAACTGAAAAGGGCTACACCATTGTTTTTCTCCATGAAAAGGTGCCGGGAAAGAAATATTCTTATAAAGAAGTGAAAGGTCAAATTCGCCGCCAAATTGCTTTAGAGCAAATGGATGTCCCTGTTTCTGCCCAAACGTTTTGGAAGGAAGCAAAGGTTGATTGGTTTTACGGCAAGGGAGAAAAAGAATGA
- the cysK gene encoding cysteine synthase A — protein sequence MVRVANSIAELVGQTPIVKLNRLIDENSAEVYLKLEYFNPGSSVKDRIALAMIEDAEKKGVLKPGDTIIEPTSGNTGIGLAMIAAAKGYKTVIVMPETMSMERRNLLRAYGAELVLTPGPDGMKGAIQKAEELVKEHGYFMPQQFKNEANPEIHRKTTGKEIVEQMGDQLDAFVAGIGTGGTITGAGQVLREKYPDIKIYAVEPADSPVLSGGKPGPHKIQGIGAGFVPDILDTEIYDEVIQVTNDQAFEYARRAAKEEGILGGISSGAAIYAALEVAKKLGKGKKVLAIIPSNGERYLSTPLYQFE from the coding sequence ATGGTGCGTGTGGCAAACTCAATTGCTGAACTTGTAGGACAAACACCTATTGTTAAATTAAATCGTTTGATTGATGAGAATAGCGCAGAAGTATACTTAAAACTTGAATATTTTAATCCGGGAAGCAGCGTGAAAGACCGGATTGCATTAGCGATGATCGAGGATGCTGAAAAAAAAGGAGTATTGAAACCAGGGGATACAATCATAGAACCTACAAGCGGAAATACCGGAATTGGACTGGCAATGATCGCGGCTGCAAAAGGATATAAAACGGTAATCGTGATGCCAGAAACAATGAGTATGGAACGCCGTAATCTATTGCGTGCGTATGGTGCAGAATTAGTGTTGACTCCAGGACCGGATGGAATGAAAGGAGCGATTCAAAAAGCGGAAGAACTGGTAAAAGAACATGGTTATTTTATGCCTCAGCAATTCAAAAACGAAGCAAACCCGGAAATTCACCGGAAAACAACCGGAAAAGAAATTGTTGAACAAATGGGCGATCAGCTTGATGCGTTTGTAGCCGGAATCGGAACAGGCGGAACGATTACAGGTGCAGGCCAGGTTCTTCGTGAAAAATACCCGGACATTAAAATTTATGCAGTCGAACCAGCGGATTCTCCAGTATTATCCGGAGGAAAACCGGGGCCGCATAAAATCCAGGGAATTGGAGCAGGATTTGTTCCGGATATCCTTGATACAGAAATTTATGATGAAGTCATTCAAGTAACAAATGATCAAGCATTTGAATATGCTAGACGAGCGGCGAAAGAAGAAGGCATTCTGGGCGGAATTTCCTCAGGGGCTGCCATCTATGCTGCACTAGAAGTAGCGAAAAAGCTTGGAAAAGGAAAGAAAGTATTAGCAATTATTCCGAGCAACGGGGAACGCTACTTGAGCACACCTTTATACCAATTTGAATAA
- a CDS encoding anthranilate synthase component I family protein — protein sequence MKQLKIYSKKIPYSHSRFFKQYCLLSKEQSHHVFLESGRGGRYSIAGLQPDIVMEGKGSHLKIISKEKTDILTGNPLHLLKNWLKTYNVEKRADLPDFQGGVIGYISYDYCRHIERLPNRSRDDLLLPDIYFLLCKEWFVYDHKEKVLWLMFLYEEKELKEAEETAKYWERKWLISQKEDFGTVSNICDDHFEVSLTEKEFKEAVEKVQQYIAMGDVFQVNLSVRQSKPIEIPALSVYKQLRVLNPSPYMGYFHVPEFQLVSGSPELLVKKKGREVSTRPIAGTRSRGKDDQEDQRLANELIENEKERAEHVMLVDLERNDLGRVCKYGTVEVNEFMVIEKYSHVMHIVSNVRGELADNKNEFDLIDAVFPGGTITGAPKVRTMEIIEELEPVRRGPYTGSLGWIGFNGDLELNIMIRTMIVKDGMAHVQSGAGIVIDSNPKYEYKESLKKAIALWKAKEKAEAAKGEIDDFHD from the coding sequence GTGAAGCAACTTAAGATCTATAGTAAAAAGATTCCATACTCTCACTCCCGTTTTTTTAAACAATATTGTTTATTATCAAAAGAGCAGTCTCATCATGTTTTTCTCGAAAGCGGAAGAGGAGGCAGATATAGTATTGCGGGATTGCAGCCGGACATCGTCATGGAGGGGAAAGGCTCCCATCTTAAAATTATCAGTAAAGAAAAGACAGATATTCTTACAGGAAATCCTCTTCATCTCCTAAAAAATTGGCTGAAAACTTATAATGTTGAAAAACGAGCGGATCTCCCGGATTTTCAGGGTGGAGTCATTGGATACATAAGCTATGATTATTGCCGTCATATTGAACGGCTGCCAAATCGTTCTCGGGATGATTTGCTGCTTCCGGACATCTATTTTTTGTTATGTAAAGAATGGTTTGTATATGATCATAAAGAAAAAGTATTGTGGCTCATGTTTTTGTATGAAGAAAAGGAATTGAAGGAGGCTGAAGAAACGGCAAAATACTGGGAACGGAAATGGCTCATTTCACAAAAAGAGGATTTTGGAACAGTCAGCAACATATGTGATGATCATTTTGAAGTATCATTAACCGAAAAGGAATTTAAAGAGGCCGTGGAGAAGGTGCAGCAATACATTGCCATGGGTGATGTTTTCCAGGTGAATTTGTCGGTTCGTCAGTCGAAACCAATCGAAATCCCTGCATTAAGTGTATATAAACAGCTGCGAGTTTTGAATCCATCGCCTTATATGGGATATTTTCACGTACCCGAATTTCAGTTAGTGAGCGGCTCGCCGGAACTGTTAGTGAAAAAGAAGGGAAGAGAAGTTAGTACCCGACCGATCGCCGGAACTCGTTCCCGCGGTAAAGACGATCAAGAAGATCAAAGGCTCGCAAATGAACTGATCGAAAATGAAAAAGAACGGGCTGAACACGTTATGCTCGTTGATCTAGAAAGAAATGATTTAGGGAGAGTGTGCAAGTACGGAACAGTCGAAGTGAACGAATTTATGGTAATTGAAAAATATTCCCATGTCATGCACATTGTTTCAAACGTAAGAGGTGAGCTTGCTGATAATAAAAATGAATTTGATTTAATTGATGCTGTATTTCCTGGCGGGACGATTACAGGAGCCCCGAAAGTGCGAACAATGGAAATTATTGAAGAATTAGAGCCGGTACGAAGAGGCCCTTATACAGGTTCTCTTGGTTGGATCGGCTTTAACGGAGATCTTGAATTAAATATTATGATCAGGACAATGATTGTGAAAGACGGGATGGCACATGTTCAGTCTGGTGCGGGGATTGTCATTGATTCAAACCCGAAATATGAGTATAAAGAATCGTTAAAAAAAGCGATTGCTCTTTGGAAAGCAAAAGAGAAGGCAGAAGCGGCAAAAGGTGAGATTGATGATTTTCATGATTGA
- the pabA gene encoding aminodeoxychorismate/anthranilate synthase component II translates to MIFMIDNYDSFTYNLVQYLGEFGQHLLVKRNDQVTVDEIAQLRPNYLMISPGPCSPNEAGISMEAIRYFAGKLPVFGVCLGHQSIAQVFHGEVVQAGRLMHGKTSLIFHDGKTIFKNLPNPFPATRYHSLIVKRETLPDCFEVSAWTEEGEIMALRHKYLPVEGVQFHPESIMTTAGKQLLRNFLEYYHANQQIDGLKSTGR, encoded by the coding sequence ATGATTTTCATGATTGATAATTATGATTCGTTTACCTACAATCTTGTTCAGTATTTAGGAGAATTCGGACAGCATTTACTTGTTAAGCGCAATGACCAAGTCACGGTCGATGAAATTGCACAATTACGCCCAAATTATCTTATGATTTCACCGGGTCCGTGCAGCCCGAACGAAGCAGGAATCAGCATGGAAGCGATTCGTTATTTTGCCGGAAAGCTGCCGGTTTTTGGCGTCTGTCTCGGACACCAGTCGATCGCACAAGTTTTTCATGGTGAGGTGGTTCAAGCGGGACGTCTCATGCACGGAAAAACTTCACTTATTTTTCATGATGGAAAAACAATTTTTAAGAATTTGCCAAATCCATTTCCAGCAACGAGATATCATTCATTAATTGTAAAAAGAGAAACTCTTCCTGATTGTTTTGAGGTTTCTGCATGGACGGAAGAAGGAGAGATTATGGCACTAAGGCACAAATATTTGCCGGTTGAAGGTGTCCAATTTCATCCTGAATCGATTATGACAACAGCCGGGAAACAGCTGTTAAGGAATTTCTTGGAATATTATCATGCTAATCAACAAATAGATGGTTTGAAAAGTACGGGAAGGTAA
- the pabC gene encoding aminodeoxychorismate lyase, whose product MYIYINGKFVKENEATISPFDHGFLYGLGLFETFRIYDGHPFLLDDHLERLNSGLKTINISAKYSRSEIVEILTTLMEKNGWKNAYIRLNVSAGNGEVGLQTDPYERPNVIIFSKPLPSAGELVEKEISILNIKRNTPETDFRLKSHHFLNNFLAKREIGNNPGCEGIFLTEEGFLAEGIVSNIFWVKRKTLYTPSVKTGILNGVTRQFVMKLAEKWGFEIQEGFYRPEDIENAEEIFLTNSIQEVVPVSNFHKKQMAGLEGKTVRMLHREFRKYCMTLWSRNEIV is encoded by the coding sequence ATGTACATTTATATAAATGGTAAATTTGTGAAGGAAAATGAGGCAACAATCTCGCCCTTTGACCACGGGTTTTTATACGGGCTCGGATTATTTGAAACTTTTCGAATCTATGACGGACATCCTTTTTTGCTAGATGATCACCTCGAGCGCCTAAACAGTGGTTTAAAAACAATCAACATTAGTGCGAAGTATAGTCGAAGTGAAATAGTAGAGATATTAACAACCTTAATGGAAAAGAACGGTTGGAAAAACGCATACATAAGGCTTAATGTTTCAGCGGGCAATGGAGAGGTTGGTTTGCAAACAGACCCGTATGAAAGACCAAATGTGATTATTTTTTCAAAACCCCTTCCATCAGCAGGGGAATTAGTAGAGAAAGAAATTTCCATCTTAAATATAAAAAGAAATACGCCTGAGACCGATTTTCGCTTAAAATCACACCATTTTCTTAATAATTTTTTAGCCAAACGTGAAATTGGCAACAATCCTGGCTGTGAAGGAATTTTTCTAACAGAAGAAGGATTTTTGGCTGAAGGAATCGTTTCTAATATTTTTTGGGTGAAGAGAAAAACGTTGTACACGCCTTCTGTCAAAACGGGAATTTTAAATGGAGTCACCCGGCAGTTTGTCATGAAGCTCGCCGAAAAGTGGGGATTTGAAATACAGGAAGGTTTTTATAGGCCGGAAGATATCGAAAATGCGGAAGAAATCTTTTTAACAAATTCGATACAAGAAGTGGTTCCGGTCTCGAACTTTCATAAAAAGCAAATGGCTGGGCTGGAAGGGAAAACAGTTCGGATGCTGCATCGTGAATTCCGCAAATACTGTATGACTTTATGGAGCAGAAACGAAATCGTTTAG
- the folP gene encoding dihydropteroate synthase — MVNKQIIQAGPYRLDYGKKTIIMGILNITPDSFSDGGKYNRLESAVEHALEMVENGADIIDIGGESTRPGHEPVPLDVELERVIPVIEAVASKVKVPISIDTYKAEVARQAIKAGAHIINDVWGAKADQEMAAVAADLQVPIILMHNRNNQDYSVFFRDVINDLYESITLVKNAGVKDDMIILDPGIGFAKDLTLNIEMMRNLDKLVALGYPVLLGTSRKSMIGRVLDLPVTERVEGTAATVCYGIQKGCQIIRVHDVKEMSRVAKMMDVLIGKGEI, encoded by the coding sequence GTGGTAAATAAGCAAATTATTCAAGCAGGCCCTTACAGATTGGATTATGGAAAAAAGACGATTATCATGGGGATTTTAAATATTACACCTGATTCATTTTCGGATGGCGGAAAATATAATCGGCTGGAATCAGCAGTTGAACATGCGCTTGAAATGGTCGAGAATGGCGCAGATATTATTGATATCGGAGGAGAATCAACGCGCCCTGGGCATGAGCCAGTACCGCTGGATGTTGAATTGGAGAGGGTTATTCCTGTCATTGAAGCGGTTGCATCGAAAGTAAAAGTGCCGATTTCAATCGATACTTATAAAGCAGAAGTGGCAAGACAAGCGATTAAGGCTGGTGCTCATATTATTAATGATGTATGGGGTGCAAAAGCAGATCAGGAAATGGCTGCCGTTGCGGCTGATCTTCAAGTTCCAATTATTCTTATGCATAATCGAAACAACCAAGATTATAGCGTCTTCTTTCGGGATGTGATTAATGATTTGTATGAGAGCATTACATTAGTCAAAAATGCCGGAGTGAAAGATGATATGATTATTTTAGACCCCGGCATCGGGTTTGCAAAAGATCTGACGCTCAACATTGAAATGATGAGAAACTTAGACAAATTGGTTGCACTCGGCTATCCGGTACTATTAGGAACATCTCGAAAATCGATGATCGGCCGCGTATTGGACCTTCCGGTAACGGAACGGGTAGAAGGCACAGCAGCAACAGTCTGCTACGGAATTCAGAAAGGCTGCCAAATCATTCGTGTTCATGATGTAAAAGAAATGAGCCGAGTTGCCAAAATGATGGATGTCCTTATTGGAAAGGGAGAAATTTAA
- the folB gene encoding dihydroneopterin aldolase, which yields MDKIMLNQMTFYGYHGVFPEETKLGQRFIVDLTVELDLKKAGESDNLEDSVNYGELYEACREVVEGKPLKLVEAVAEKIASKILHDFETVELCTVKVTKPDPPIPGHYRSVAVEITRRR from the coding sequence ATGGACAAAATTATGTTAAATCAAATGACCTTCTATGGCTATCATGGGGTCTTTCCGGAAGAAACAAAACTTGGCCAGCGATTCATTGTTGATTTGACAGTTGAGCTTGATCTGAAAAAAGCGGGAGAGAGTGATAACCTAGAAGACTCGGTCAACTATGGAGAGTTATATGAAGCCTGTCGGGAAGTGGTTGAAGGAAAACCATTAAAGCTTGTGGAAGCAGTTGCAGAAAAAATCGCTTCGAAAATTCTTCATGATTTTGAAACGGTAGAATTATGCACGGTAAAAGTGACGAAACCGGACCCGCCCATTCCTGGCCATTACCGATCTGTGGCAGTAGAGATTACAAGGAGAAGATAG
- the folK gene encoding 2-amino-4-hydroxy-6-hydroxymethyldihydropteridine diphosphokinase: MKNSAFIALGSNIEDRYTYLKKAVLELDSFDEIKVVSTSSIYETDPVGYEDQDKFLNMVIKVNTSLGPFELLDTCLDIEQKLGRKREIKWGPRTIDLDILLYNNENIETENLTVPHPRMKERAFVMIPLMEIRNSTLPVMKKPFDPLLETIANKEGVRIWKQKNGEDVFALFEN; this comes from the coding sequence GTGAAAAATAGTGCGTTTATTGCTCTTGGTTCGAATATTGAGGACAGGTACACATATTTAAAAAAAGCTGTTTTGGAATTAGATAGCTTTGATGAAATTAAAGTGGTAAGCACTTCTTCTATTTATGAAACCGATCCAGTCGGCTATGAAGATCAGGATAAATTTTTGAATATGGTAATTAAAGTAAATACATCTCTAGGACCCTTTGAATTATTGGATACTTGTCTTGATATTGAACAAAAGCTTGGAAGGAAAAGGGAAATAAAGTGGGGCCCGCGGACGATAGATCTTGACATTCTTTTATACAATAACGAAAATATTGAAACAGAGAATTTAACAGTTCCTCATCCTCGGATGAAAGAAAGAGCATTTGTCATGATTCCTTTAATGGAAATCAGAAACAGCACGCTTCCGGTGATGAAGAAGCCTTTTGATCCTTTGTTAGAAACAATCGCTAATAAAGAAGGAGTTCGAATATGGAAGCAGAAAAATGGGGAAGACGTATTCGCGCTTTTCGAAAATTAA
- a CDS encoding helix-turn-helix domain-containing protein: MEAEKWGRRIRAFRKLKGYTQEGFAKELGVSVSILGEVERGNRMPSKDFLEQVAALLNIHIDELIPPEENDIDPSP, encoded by the coding sequence ATGGAAGCAGAAAAATGGGGAAGACGTATTCGCGCTTTTCGAAAATTAAAGGGTTATACACAAGAAGGTTTTGCTAAGGAGCTTGGTGTTTCCGTTTCCATATTGGGAGAAGTGGAAAGAGGAAATCGAATGCCTTCAAAGGATTTCCTCGAGCAAGTTGCTGCTTTGTTAAATATTCATATTGATGAATTAATTCCGCCTGAGGAAAATGATATAGACCCTTCACCTTAG
- the dusB gene encoding tRNA dihydrouridine synthase DusB produces MLKIGDIEMKNPVVLAPMAGVCNSAFRLTVKEFGAGLVYAEMVSDKGIVYKNEKTLNMLYIDEREKPLSLQIFGGEKESLVEAAKFVDKNTNADIIDINMGCPVPKITKVDAGAKWLLDPNKIYDMVAAVVDAVEKPVTVKMRIGWDEEHIYAVQNAQAVERAGGSAVAIHGRTRYQMYEGKANWDIIREVKQSVNIPVIGNGDVETPQDAKRMLDETGVDGVMIGRAALGNPWMIYRTVKYLETGELLGEPSAREKIDVCILHLDRLIALKNENIAVREMRKHAAWYLKGIRGNAKVRNAINECNTRDELVTLLYNFVEEVEQKEQSQSQAV; encoded by the coding sequence ATGCTGAAAATCGGCGACATTGAAATGAAAAACCCGGTTGTCCTTGCACCAATGGCCGGTGTTTGCAACTCTGCGTTCCGCTTGACTGTAAAAGAGTTCGGAGCAGGACTTGTATACGCGGAAATGGTCAGTGATAAAGGGATCGTTTACAAGAACGAAAAAACATTGAACATGCTTTATATCGATGAACGCGAAAAACCGTTGAGCCTGCAAATTTTTGGAGGCGAAAAAGAGTCATTGGTCGAAGCTGCAAAGTTTGTTGATAAAAATACGAATGCTGATATTATTGATATTAATATGGGTTGTCCGGTACCGAAAATTACAAAAGTTGATGCCGGAGCAAAGTGGCTTCTGGATCCGAATAAAATTTATGATATGGTTGCAGCAGTAGTCGATGCAGTAGAAAAACCAGTTACTGTAAAAATGCGCATTGGCTGGGATGAAGAACATATTTATGCTGTTCAAAATGCGCAGGCTGTAGAACGAGCCGGCGGAAGCGCGGTAGCCATCCATGGACGCACTCGTTACCAAATGTATGAAGGGAAGGCAAACTGGGATATTATCCGTGAAGTGAAGCAATCTGTTAACATCCCTGTTATCGGAAACGGTGATGTAGAGACTCCCCAAGATGCAAAGCGGATGCTTGATGAAACCGGAGTGGACGGTGTTATGATCGGTCGTGCTGCACTTGGTAATCCATGGATGATTTACCGCACAGTTAAATATCTTGAGACCGGCGAACTGTTGGGAGAGCCATCGGCTCGTGAAAAAATTGATGTGTGCATTCTGCATTTAGACCGCTTAATTGCCTTGAAAAATGAAAATATTGCTGTTCGGGAAATGAGAAAACATGCTGCATGGTACCTTAAAGGAATCCGCGGAAATGCAAAGGTCAGAAATGCAATTAATGAATGCAATACTCGTGATGAACTTGTTACGTTGTTATATAACTTCGTCGAAGAAGTTGAACAAAAAGAACAAAGTCAATCACAGGCTGTGTAA
- the lysS gene encoding lysine--tRNA ligase, with protein MSHEELNDQLKVRRDKMNQLREKGLDPFGKRFERTHHAQELIKAYGDLEKEEIEAKNISVTIAGRIMTKRGKGKAGFAHIQDLTGQIQIYVRLDTVGEEQYEIFNMADLGDIVGVTGTLFKTKVGELSVKVESFILLTKSLRPLPEKFHGLKDVEQRYRQRYLDLIMNNESKDTFITRSRIIQSMRRYLDDHGYLEVETPMMHAIAGGASARPFITHHNALDMPLYMRIAIELHLKRLIVGGLEKVYEIGRVFRNEGVSTRHNPEFTMIELYEAYADYRDIMKLTENLISHIAQEVLGTTTIQYGEHEVDLKPEWKRLHMVDAIKEYTGVDFWKEMSTEEARALAKEHNVEINDNMLFGHIVNEFFEQKVEDKLIQPTFIYGHPVEISPLAKKNDEDPRFTDRFELFIVGREHANAFTELNDPIDQRERFEAQLKEREQGNDEAHMMDDDFIEALEYGMPPTGGLGIGIDRLVMLLTNSPSIRDVLLFPLMRHR; from the coding sequence GTGAGTCATGAAGAATTAAATGACCAATTAAAAGTAAGAAGAGACAAAATGAACCAGCTTCGCGAAAAAGGTCTTGACCCTTTCGGTAAAAGGTTTGAAAGAACTCATCATGCTCAAGAACTGATAAAAGCATATGGTGATCTTGAAAAAGAAGAAATTGAAGCAAAAAACATTTCTGTTACGATAGCCGGCCGCATCATGACAAAGCGTGGAAAAGGGAAAGCCGGGTTTGCCCATATTCAGGACTTAACTGGCCAAATTCAAATTTATGTCCGCCTCGATACTGTTGGTGAAGAACAATATGAAATCTTTAATATGGCTGACCTCGGTGATATTGTAGGTGTAACAGGGACCCTTTTTAAAACAAAAGTTGGCGAACTTTCTGTAAAAGTAGAATCATTCATTCTTCTAACAAAGTCTCTTCGTCCGCTTCCGGAAAAATTCCATGGATTAAAAGACGTGGAACAGCGTTACCGTCAACGTTATTTAGATTTAATCATGAACAACGAAAGCAAGGACACATTTATTACTCGAAGCCGGATTATCCAATCCATGCGCCGTTATTTAGATGATCACGGCTATTTAGAAGTGGAAACGCCAATGATGCATGCGATAGCAGGGGGAGCATCTGCTCGTCCGTTTATTACCCATCATAATGCTCTTGATATGCCTTTATATATGCGTATTGCCATCGAACTTCATCTAAAACGTTTAATCGTGGGTGGCCTTGAAAAGGTATATGAAATTGGTCGTGTATTCCGGAATGAAGGGGTATCAACCCGCCATAATCCAGAATTCACAATGATTGAACTTTATGAAGCGTATGCAGATTACCGTGACATCATGAAATTAACTGAAAACTTAATTTCTCATATCGCGCAAGAAGTGCTTGGAACAACAACCATCCAATATGGCGAACATGAAGTGGATCTAAAACCGGAATGGAAACGACTCCACATGGTTGATGCAATTAAAGAGTATACGGGTGTAGACTTCTGGAAAGAGATGAGCACCGAAGAAGCCCGTGCGCTTGCTAAAGAGCATAATGTTGAAATTAACGATAATATGCTGTTCGGCCATATCGTTAATGAATTTTTTGAGCAAAAAGTAGAAGATAAATTAATTCAGCCAACATTTATTTACGGCCATCCGGTTGAAATTTCGCCTTTGGCTAAAAAGAATGATGAAGACCCTCGCTTCACAGACCGTTTTGAATTATTTATTGTCGGTCGTGAGCACGCAAATGCGTTTACTGAATTAAACGATCCAATTGATCAGCGTGAACGCTTTGAAGCTCAGCTTAAAGAACGAGAGCAGGGGAATGATGAAGCTCACATGATGGATGATGATTTCATTGAAGCACTTGAATATGGAATGCCGCCAACAGGAGGTTTAGGAATCGGTATTGACAGACTTGTCATGTTGCTGACAAATTCTCCTTCTATTCGAGATGTTCTGTTATTCCCGTTAATGCGCCATCGTTAA
- a CDS encoding CtsR family transcriptional regulator has translation MVRNISDIIENYLKNVLEKSEREIVIKRSEIAEKFQCVPSQINYVINTRFTIERGYVVESKRGGGGYIRIMKVKTNDNADLIDELLSLIQNRISQSSAEAVIYRLIEEEVISKREAKIMLSVIDRSVLYIDLPYRDELRARMLKAMLTSLKYK, from the coding sequence TTGGTGAGAAATATATCGGATATCATTGAAAACTATCTTAAGAACGTTCTGGAAAAGAGTGAACGTGAAATTGTCATTAAAAGAAGCGAGATTGCTGAGAAGTTTCAATGTGTTCCGTCACAAATAAATTATGTGATCAATACCCGTTTCACGATTGAACGTGGATATGTTGTAGAAAGCAAACGCGGGGGCGGCGGCTATATCCGTATTATGAAAGTGAAGACAAATGACAATGCAGATTTAATTGATGAGCTGCTTTCGTTAATTCAAAATAGAATATCGCAGAGCAGTGCGGAAGCTGTTATTTATCGATTGATTGAAGAAGAGGTTATTTCAAAAAGAGAAGCGAAAATTATGCTTAGCGTAATTGACCGTTCTGTCTTATATATAGATCTGCCTTACAGAGATGAACTAAGAGCCCGGATGCTAAAAGCAATGCTGACATCTCTAAAATATAAATAA